A genomic region of Deltaproteobacteria bacterium contains the following coding sequences:
- a CDS encoding RNA polymerase sigma factor produces the protein MPGFEPKVLPFPRPEPGGLAARSDDELMELAAAGLREAFAALVARHERRVRSFCAKWDGARSEDLAQEAFLRLWQARARYRPDGQFAVYLFTIVRNVCRNARRGFFRRERVLQDAPAANEPSHRAEQLDALLRRERTERVHRELRGLSPKLREAVLLRFGEGLSYAEVGAIVDAPEATVRSRVFLGLRALRARLEVSA, from the coding sequence ATGCCCGGCTTCGAGCCCAAGGTGCTGCCGTTTCCGCGCCCCGAACCGGGCGGGCTCGCGGCACGCTCCGACGACGAGCTGATGGAGCTCGCGGCGGCCGGGTTGCGCGAGGCCTTCGCCGCGCTCGTCGCGCGACACGAGCGACGGGTGCGGAGCTTCTGCGCCAAGTGGGACGGCGCGCGCAGCGAGGACCTGGCCCAGGAGGCGTTTCTGCGGCTCTGGCAGGCCCGGGCGCGCTATCGGCCGGACGGGCAGTTTGCCGTGTACCTCTTCACCATCGTGCGCAACGTCTGCCGCAACGCGCGTCGCGGGTTCTTTCGCCGCGAGCGCGTGCTCCAGGACGCCCCGGCGGCAAACGAGCCGTCGCACCGCGCCGAGCAGCTCGACGCGCTCCTCCGGCGCGAACGCACGGAACGTGTGCACCGCGAGCTCCGGGGTCTCTCCCCCAAGCTACGCGAGGCCGTGCTGCTGCGCTTCGGCGAAGGGCTCTCGTACGCCGAGGTGGGAGCGATCGTCGACGCGCCCGAGGCCACCGTGCGCTCCCGCGTCTTTTTGGGTCTGCGCGCGCTACGCGCCCGACTGGAGGTTTCCGCATGA
- a CDS encoding ribose-phosphate pyrophosphokinase, with translation MPRRYRLFVRLSVALALLLAAAVGLERPSAAAGPGALARRFFAGLAKGRVKGSREPGLVLAASPSQPVVTSLFAVARKVARGGALHPVGIEPFSNDELSLRVPAAVQGRSIVVAQPAEAREPSTALFRTLLAVAASQSNLASSVHVVLDRGLAKRFDPAFVATLFSALHADSLRYADAHGGPLERLLRPLRGSALAQRLGVDGPLVPRPVHLPREGRRSKRSGSAAPPLLWSGHGYPELARGVGEAMGLAPRFLPTEKAFQGRQILPEDPAGRRVYLLQTKRLGDPEALHRDLFEVLYAAWQAKQRGAAEVTLVMPYLPYSRSDRMDTAGTTVGAAVLPQLARAVGVDRVAFYSVHQPQEVGFFLGQKIQVLHASGEAVLAPAVARHLKAKLTPKELAKHVRVLAPDPGARKRALVFARLLAAELGLPEVKVVVAEKERHGRDVKTRFTANVRKAVLVAIDDETASGKTLAQLVEPALAKGATSMLAAVSHLTGPAYRLLDSSRLERLFALDTVPQPREHHDNAKIEIVSVAQAVGRLLTTLDGRGDLSKQLFWEHE, from the coding sequence ATGCCCCGACGGTACAGACTGTTCGTACGTCTCTCCGTGGCCCTCGCGCTGCTTCTGGCGGCCGCGGTGGGTCTCGAGCGACCCAGCGCCGCCGCGGGGCCAGGCGCGCTCGCGCGACGGTTCTTCGCGGGGCTCGCCAAAGGGCGGGTGAAAGGCTCGCGCGAGCCCGGCCTCGTGCTCGCGGCCAGCCCCAGCCAGCCGGTCGTGACGTCGCTCTTCGCCGTCGCGCGCAAGGTCGCACGTGGCGGGGCGCTCCATCCGGTCGGGATCGAGCCTTTCTCGAACGACGAGCTCAGCCTGCGCGTCCCGGCCGCTGTCCAGGGACGATCGATCGTGGTGGCGCAGCCCGCGGAGGCGCGCGAGCCCTCGACGGCGCTCTTCCGCACCCTGCTCGCGGTGGCGGCGAGCCAGAGCAACCTCGCCTCCTCGGTCCACGTGGTCCTCGATCGCGGCCTCGCGAAGCGCTTCGACCCGGCCTTCGTGGCCACGCTCTTCTCCGCGCTACACGCGGACTCGCTGCGCTACGCCGATGCGCACGGCGGCCCGCTCGAGCGACTTCTGCGCCCGCTCCGCGGTTCCGCCCTGGCCCAACGCTTGGGCGTCGACGGACCCCTCGTTCCTCGGCCGGTGCACCTGCCCCGCGAGGGACGCCGTTCCAAGCGCTCGGGCAGCGCCGCTCCGCCGCTGCTCTGGAGCGGTCACGGCTACCCCGAGCTGGCGCGGGGCGTGGGCGAGGCGATGGGGCTCGCGCCGCGCTTTCTGCCGACGGAGAAGGCCTTCCAGGGCCGCCAGATCCTCCCCGAGGACCCGGCCGGCCGACGCGTCTATCTCCTGCAGACCAAGCGCCTCGGCGATCCCGAGGCCCTGCACCGGGACCTCTTCGAGGTGCTCTACGCCGCCTGGCAGGCCAAGCAGCGCGGGGCCGCCGAGGTCACTCTCGTCATGCCCTATCTGCCCTACTCGCGCTCCGATCGCATGGATACCGCCGGCACCACCGTGGGCGCCGCGGTGCTACCGCAGCTCGCGCGCGCCGTCGGCGTGGACCGCGTGGCCTTCTACTCGGTGCATCAACCCCAAGAGGTCGGCTTCTTCCTCGGGCAGAAGATCCAGGTGCTGCACGCCTCGGGGGAGGCGGTCCTCGCCCCGGCGGTGGCGCGCCATCTGAAGGCCAAGCTCACGCCGAAGGAGCTCGCCAAGCACGTACGGGTGCTCGCGCCGGATCCGGGGGCACGCAAGCGCGCGCTGGTCTTCGCGCGCCTGCTCGCCGCCGAGCTCGGCCTGCCGGAGGTCAAGGTCGTCGTGGCCGAGAAGGAGCGGCACGGCCGCGACGTGAAGACCCGCTTCACCGCGAACGTGCGCAAGGCGGTGCTCGTAGCTATCGACGACGAGACGGCGAGCGGCAAGACCCTCGCGCAGCTCGTCGAGCCGGCGCTCGCGAAGGGTGCGACCTCGATGCTCGCCGCGGTGAGCCACCTCACGGGGCCGGCCTACCGCCTGCTCGACAGCTCGCGGCTCGAGCGGCTCTTCGCCCTCGACACCGTGCCGCAGCCGCGCGAGCACCACGACAACGCCAAGATCGAGATCGTGAGCGTGGCCCAGGCCGTGGGCCGGCTGCTCACCACCCTGGATGGGAGAGGGGACCTCTCGAAACAGCTCTTCTGGGAGCACGAATAA